The Rhodococcus sp. B50 DNA window GTGCCGCTGCCGTGCCGTAGATGAAGAAGTCGTACCACTCGATGGCAGTGCCGACGAAACTGCCGAGCGCGGCTTTGCGTGCGGCTCTTGTCGACGACTGCGGCGTCGAGTCAAGGACGGTCATGTTCGTGCCCTCTCCGGCGGTCGATCCGAGGCATCCGATTAACGAGCGTTCGGATGTAATGGACCAATGATGAGAGCGGTCACATCGTTTGCAAAGCGCACAAAGTCGGTGAATATTCACGGAAATTCCGCGAATGCGGACGTTCGACCATGTCAGAGGGCTTACGCAGTCCTCGCGGCATCGACGACGAAGTCGGTGAAAGTTTGGGCAACACGGCTCGGGAGGGCGTCCTTGCGCCAGGCGAGCACGACCGGAACGGGTTCCGGAGTCGGGTCGACTATGGGCAGCAGGACGAGTGCCCGGCCCTCGTAGGTGACGTCGACGGCAGGCCGCTGCACGAGCAGAGTCCACCCCAGTCCGCGGCCGACGAACGATCGCGCCGTCTCGAAGGTCTGGGTCCGGTACGCGATGGACGGGGTGAAGCCCGCCTCGGCGCACACCCGCAGGGCGTGCCCCGAACTCGGCGGAGCGTCGAGGAGCACCATCGGTTCGTCGGCGAGGTCGCGCAGGCGTACCCGCGAGGCGCCGGCGAGGGGGTGATCGGCCGAGACGAGCACCATGGGCTCACGCACGTCGAGGGTGACCGTCTCGAGTCCCGGTTCGAGATCCAGGTCGTAGAGGAAGGCCACGTCGAGTTCGTGTGAGTCGAGCAGCATCCGCAGACGAGTCTGGGTGTCCTCGCGGAAATCGACGTCGGCCCGGGGATGGGCGCGGGTGAACTCGGCGATGAGAGCGGGCAACAACGTCGGGGCGAGTGAGAGGTAGCACCCCACCGCCACAGGCCCGACGACGTCGCCCGCCTCCGAACGCGCATCGCTCTCGAGTTCGCTCGCGTGGTGCAGCAGCATCTTCGCCCGTTCGAGCACCGCGTGACCGGTCGGCGTCAGCTTGACTCCGCGCGCGCGTTGCCGGACGAGGAGCTTCACCGCGAGGGCCTTCTCCAGATCGGTGATCGCGGAGGACACCGCCGAGTGCGACATGTGCATCGCGTCGGCGGCCGCGGTGATGGTGCCCCACTCGGCAACGGCGACGAAGGCCGCGAGTTGCCTGATCGTGTAGTTGGGCACCGCGTCCGTCCTGGGCATGCTCCTACCGTAGCCCCGGGCCGGGGACGCTCAGACGAACCGGAACAGCGGTGGAATCACGACGACCGCCAGCGCCGCCCACCCGAAGTAGACGGGCAGATACCGCATCTGCCACCGCTCGACGGCTGCGAAACCGGCGCGTCCCCGCAGAAACGACACACCGAGCCGGGCCGCCCACACCAGATTCACCATGAGGACGAGGTTCAGGCCGAGCGCGGTGACCTTGTTCGCGGTGAAGCCGAACTCGGCGATGCGCGAGGCCATCGCGGTGAGCATCAGCAGATCGACAGCGAGCGCCGCGGCGATCAGCACGACCTGCAACAGATCGAAGACGTCCGGTGCGGCATGCGGGTCGCGGGCCGAGATGGAATACAGCAGGAGCCCGAGTACGAGCACGAGGATCAGGTCCATGAGGATCAGCAGGCCCCGGTCGACGTCGACGACGCTGTGGGAGGCGACCACCGCGACGAACAGCGCGACCAGCATGAGGATCGTGACGGGTGTGAACACCCGGGTGAGTACGGGTGCGATGTTCTCCACGACCTGCTGTTTCGCTTCGACGAGCCACGCCGCGACGACGATCGCTCCGGCCGGTGCGAACGGGACGATCCACTGTTCGAAGAACGGTTCGAGGTCGATCCCCAGGGCGCTGAAGGCACCGGCGGTCAGCCCCATGAGCACGCCGCCTCCCAGCGCGAGCAGCGCCAGGTACACAGCCCATTCCCCGGTGAAGCGCACGAAGTCCATGCGTCGGCGATGGGAACGCCATTGCCCTGCGACGTAGGCCGCGCCCACCACGAACCACAGGACGACCGGGGCGTGGATCGCCGCGATGACCTCGGTGGCACCACCCGGCTCGAAGGGGAACACGTTGAGCACGACCGCCGAGAGGACGAACGGAACGGCAAGAAGCGCACTGCTCTTCGGGCTCATCTCCCGTTTCCACGCGAAGTACAACGCGAGGAACGGCAGGACGAGCACGGCGGCGTTGCGCAGGAGCGCGGTCTCCGGGAGCCACTCGAGCCCGGCCCGCACGGCCAGTCCGGCGCCGAGCGCGCAGGCGAGGACGACCGCGAGTTCTCTGCGGCGACGCGGGGTTCCGGCTTCCTCTCCGCCGTGGCGGGTGAGGACGAGTTGCTTCCACAGGCGGTCGGAGTGCTCCTGGGCGAACTCGTGGGAGATCTCGTCGAGACCTCCCATCCTGCCGACCGCGACCAGGAACGCCTCGTCGGCCGTCAATCCGACCGACACGAACTCCGAGATCTGTTCGCGGAGATGGTCTTCCATTTCGTCGATGTCGGAGGGCGAGATCACCCGGCGGTCGGCGACGTAACTGCGCCAGCCGGCGATCCGGGATTCGAGGTGCGCATCGAGTGTCATCACGACCACCCCGGTGCGGCCGCGGGAGGCAATTGGGCCGACTGCCACACCTGGTGCAGCGCGTCGGCGACGACCGTCCACTGCGCCGCCCGTTCGGCGAGGACCTCACGACCCGCGTCGGTGATGGCGTAATGCTTGCGGCGGCGCCCGTTGTCGGCGACGCGCCAGGTGGCGGACACGTGCCCCGCCCGCTCGAGGCGGTGCAGGAGGGGATAGAGCATCCCGTCGGTCCATTGCATCCGGCCTTGCGACAGCTCGTTGACGCGTTTGATGATCGCGTACCCGTACGACTCGCCCTCGGCGAGGATGCCGAGCACGAGCGGGGTGGCGGAGGCGGCCACCAGATCCTTCTCGATGAACATGTCGCCCTCATACCTAGAAGTTCTATGGATAGCGGTGACCCTAGCAGAGCTAGGTATGCGAACCGTGCGTTCTCACATCTTCGGTACCGGAACTCCTATTGCTCGTCGCCGGTCTCGGCAGCGGGCGCGGACTCGTCGGAGCGATTCCACGTCTCCGTCACCCGAGCCCGGCCGCGTTCGAACACGTCGCCGAGGACTCCCCCGACCGCCTTGAGCGGACTGCTCATCGAGTCGAGAGCCTCGGCCACCACAGGGTCCTCGTCGTCGAGCCAGCCGGCCTCGTCGGCACGGCACGCCCACCGGAAGTCGTCGAAGTCCTGACGCAGACCCGCGAGCACCTTCGTGGTCCGTCCCGACGACAGACGACGGACGACCTCGATCGGAGTTCCCTCCGCGAATCGGGCCAGTGCGGCGCGGGCGCGGCGGAGCAACGCCGCATCCTGCGTGAAGTGGTCGGACAGAACCTGCCGTGCGGACGCCAGCGCGTCGCGCAACTCCTCGTCACGCGTGCGCGCCAGGTGCACGCGATGCCACAGGAACAGGCAGTCCTCGACGATCACGAGCAGCTGGAGCGTCTCCCCCAGCGCTCCTTCCGCCGCCACCTTCTGCAGCAGTTCGATGTGCTCGCCCACCGTCGCGTCGAGCCCGAGATCGTCGAGCGACGACGAGACGTGACCGCGCAGACGGATCACGGTCTCGGCGAAGACGGGGCCCACCTCGGCGATGGCCGACCAGTCCCTGTCGGACAGACCGCCGGTGTGGTCGACGATCGATGCCGCTCTGGTCAGGGTGTTGTGAGTGGCGACGATGTCGCCGGCCGGGGGTGCCCCGGCCAGGTCGAGCACACGGTCGACGGTTCCGGGTGCCGCATCCTCGCCTTCGAGCCGCACGACGGCGGCCTCCACCGACGCGATGGCTCCGCGCAACGCCTCGAGGACCGCGTCGGGAGCGGTGGGGACTGCGGCGGCAGGTTTCGACGTGTCGGCCATTCCTCAATCGTGCTACGTCCGAGGTCCGGATGCATCACGTCTCCCGATCAGTTCGCGACGCGCACCCAGGCCTGCTCGAGCAGCGCGACCACCTCCGTCTCCCGGCGGGCGCGGTAGGCCGACAGGATCCGCCGCGGACGCGACTCCCCGTCGAGGCCGAGGGCCGAGGCAAGTGCCGCCGCGATCCGCTCCTCGGGGACGGTCTCCGGTTCGGTGTGGCCGATGAGCGAGAGCGCCTTGCGCAACGGTTCGGCGTTGTCGGCGACGGTGCGCAGCGGCAGGACGTCGAACCGGCCGTCGGTACGGATCTCGAGCAGCAGCTCGTTGTCCTCCTCCACGCCGACGTCCTCGAGGAACCGGCGGATCGAGGACAGGAGCGGCGCCGGTCCCGTCCAGCGCAGGGTCTGCCCTCCCAGGCGGGACGGCAGCACCACATGCCCACCCGGCGCACAGCCGGCGATCGTCGCGACGGCGGACGGAACCGTGAACTCGGCTCCCCGCAGGTGGTCGCGCGTCGCGGGGATCCGCAGCCGCCAGGCGTCGCCCAGCCGGTACAGGCGACGCGTGCGCTCGGGCACGGCGATCGGGACGTGCGAACGGTGACGACGCCGGACGCGACCGTCGACGACCTCGAAATCTCCTCCGCCTGTAAATGTTCGGGCGGAGTCCTCGGAGATACCGAACCGGTCGACGAGCGCGGCGACCACCATGTCGCGATCAGCGCTTCCCCCGCGGGCGTCCACCAGTCGCGCGATGCGGTTGCGGATGGCGATGACCACGTCGACGTCCCACTCGGCCAGCGCCCAGCGTTCGCCGTCGGACGCGAAGCGCTCGTCGTCGGCGAGTTCGGAGACGAGCGTGTGGACGTCGGCGTTGACACCCATACGCGCGACGAGCGTGTCGGCGGTCAGCGGATCGCCGAGCACCTCGAGGACCTGGGCGGCACGACCCGCGAGTCCGGCGGGCGGAGACAGCAGTCGGCCTTCGAAGGTCGTCGTGCCGCAGTACTGCGTCCACGCCTCGAACTCACCGTCGGGAAGTGACCACACCGCCTTCACCGCGGCCGGCTCGACCACACCGTTCGGCGATTCGAACTCCGAGAGCAGTCCCCGTGTCTGCTTCTCGGCGTCCGGCAGATCCGGCACGGCGATCCACCCGTCCGCGACCTCGAAACGATCGTCGAGCCGGTGCAGCACTCGCCACAGGGGCACGTCGAAACCCGGCACGGTCCGGTTCAGCACCGGGTGGGCCCGCACCATGCGGTCGAACGACGCCACCGGTCGCACGTCGACGCGCAACGCCGCCAGCAGGTCGCCCACCGCCGTGCCGAACGGGAAGGTGGACGGCCCCGCCGGATCGTCGACGTCGTCGTGGACGCGGCGCCGCAACGCGGCACGCTCCGCGTCGGGCAGTCCCTGCAGGTACTCGGTGAGCTCGGCGATCGGATCGGACGGCGCCGTCACCGGAAGGTCTCGGGCGGTGAGCGCCCGCAGACGGGCCGCGGCGTCCTGGATCTCCTCCGGCGCTCCGTCGTCGATCACGGCCTGCAGGAGGGGTGAGTCGTCCCGACCGCACACCCGGCGCCACCGTGCCAGCGCGGCCAGGTCGTCGAGGAGCAACACCGCAGCGGGCACCCGCGCGGCACGCGGATCGGTCTCGAGGGTGGACGGCTCGCCGAGCACCGTCGCGACGAGCGCGGCACAGACGATCTCCTCCACTGCCTCGCGGTCGGCGCCGCGGACCCCGAGCAGATCGGCCGGACTGCGGCTGAACAACTCGGCCGTGGTGGGTGCGTGCGGAAGGCGCGCCACGAGCGTCGCGGCGGCCGGACCGAGATCGAGTGCGGCCACGGGAACTTCGTCCTCACGCAGCAGAGCGTCCGCGAACCGCAGCTCAGGATGGTCGGTGACGTAGATGTGGGCGAGTTCGGCGCACAGTTCGGGGATCTCGGTGTGCTCGGAGGTCGTGGCGGGCGACTCGTTCTCCCACCATCGGGAGGACGACACGAGCGCGCCGAGCGCAGCGGTGCGGGCCGAACCGTAGCGGTCGAGCCACGGCATCAGATCCACCCAGCGACGGCTGTCGAGTTCGCCCACCGACATCGCACGAGACCACAGCGACACTGACCGTTGCTCCTCTTCCACGCCCGGCGGAGGCCGCGGGCCCCCTCTCCGGCGTCGACGCCGCACTCGTGCAGCGCGTCTGCGCGAGGCGCCCTCGACCCGGGCGCCGTTCCTCACCCTACATTCCGACAGTCCCGTTTCCCGTCAGGCGACGCCAGTGTCGGAGACCTCGCGCGAGGGGATGCCGGAGGCTGTCAGGTGACGGCGATATCGGAGTCCGAGTCGTCGCGCGCCTCCGGGCGGAGGCGCAGCAGGACGAGTCCCGTCACCGAGGCCACGATGAGAGAGGCCACGAGTCCGTTGACGTGGAGCGCCCGGACGGCGACCACCGCCCCGGCCAGTCCCCCCACCAGAGCGATCCAGAGCAACACTTTTCCCAGGACCGAAGCCATGTCCCCGCACCTTCCGGCAAGTCACGATCAGAACGGTGAGGATAGTGTCATCTGTCACAGACCTTGCGAAAGTCCTCCGGTGTGTCGACGAAGCGTGCCCGCGCGGTGACCGGGGCATACTGGCGGTTCGACACGGTGGGGTCGGGCAGGAACACGACGGGGAGGCGGAGCAGTGGCGGGACCGACGAGTGACCGAGCACGCACGGACGTGATCCTGCGCGACGTGACCCTGCGCGACGGCCTCCAGCTGACCGGCAAGCTGCTGCCCACCGAACGCAAGGTGGAGATCGTGCGGGCGTTGCTCGCGGCGGGAGTCCCCGAACTCGAGATCGGCTCCCTGGCCCGCGCCGACCTCGTGCCGCCGATGGCGAACACCCTCGATCTCGTCGCGGCACTGACCGAGGAGGAACTCGACCGCTGCTGGATCTGGGTCGCCACGCCGCGTCACGTCGAGAAGGCGATCGCGGCGGGGGCCCGCCGGTTCCAGTACTGCTTCTCGGTATCCGACGCCCACAACCGCGCCAACATCGGCCGCGACACCGAGGACAGCATCGCCGCGATGCCGGCGGCGATCGAGCGGGCCCACGCCGCCGGCGGCAGCATCCAGTTGTGCCTGGCCACCTCGTTCACGTGCCCGTTCGACGGGCCGGTCGACCCCGACCGGGTCGTCGAGATCGCGTGCGACCCACGCACCGACGGAGCCGCCGACATCGTCGTCGCCGACACCCTGGGGCAGGCCGTGCCCGGGCAGGTGTCGTCGCTGGTCGCGCGACTGGCCGCCGAATCCCCCGACCGACGGATCGTCTACCACGGACACGACACCTGGGGCCTGGGTGTCGCCGACAGCCTCGCCGCGATCGACGCCGGCGCGACCGTCGTCGACGGTGCGCTCGCCGGCCTCGGGGGGTGTCCGTTCGCGCCGGGTGCGAGCGGCAACACCGCGAGCGAGGACCTGCTGTTCGCGACGCGTCCGTCGTGGCTGGACCCGGAGGTCTTCGGCGCCCTGGTCCGCCTCGGTGAGGACATCGTCGCCGAACTGGACGAACCGAACCGGTCGCGTGCCCGGCAGGGCGCCCGCTCGGAGGCCGAGGCATTCGACTGGGTGCTGCGGTGACGCGCATCCTGATCGCCCCCGACAGTTTCAAGGGCACCTACACCGCCGTCGAGGTCGCCGATGCGATCGCGGCCGGAGTGGAGAGTGCCGGGCACACTGCGATCCGGATGCCTGTCGCGGACGGCGGCGAGGGCACACTCGACGCGCTCGCCGAACCACTCGGTCTCACCCGGACGGACGTCGAGGCCGTGAACCCGTGGCACGCACCGTGCCGCGGGCTGCTGGGAATGTCGCCGGACGGGACGGCGGTCGTCGAACTCGCCACGGCGAGCGGCATCACCACCCCGCACGACGGTCCGCGTGACGCCGTCACCGCCGACACCTACGGCACCGGCATGGTCATGGCGGACGCCGTCCGACGCGGGGCGCGGCACATCGTCGTCGCTGCCGGTGGATCGGCGACGACCGACGGTGGTGCGGGCGCGATCGCCGCGATCGACGAGCGGGGTGGGCTCGGCGACGCACGCGTGACCGTGCTCTCCGACGTCACGACCCGCTACACCGACGCTGCACGGATCTTCGGGCCGCAGAAGGGTGCCGATCCGGCCGCCGTCGCACTGCTCACGCGCCGCCTCGAGGAGACAGCGCTGACGCTCCCGCGCGATCCGCGGGAGGTGGACGGCACGGGTGCGGCCGGTGGCTTCTCCGGCGGCATGTGGTCGCGGTTCGGTGCCGAACTGCGCTCGGGCGCCGACTTCGTGCTCGACGCAGTGGGTTTCGACGACGCAGTGCGCACCGCCGATCTCGTGGTCGTCGGCGAAGGACGGCTCGACGGCCAGTCGCGGGCGGGCAAGATCGTCTCGGCGATCCTCGCACGCTGCGGCAAGGTGCCGGTAGTCGCGGTGGTCGGTTCCGTCGGCGACGATCTCGGCGACTATCGTGCCCGGTTCGAGGAGGTCGTCGTGGCGTCCGATGCCGCGGCGCTCACACGCGCGGGTCGCGCACTGCGCCCCTGAGCGGCACAGACGAGCGACCTGCGAACGATCACGGCGCAGTGGGTCGTGCGCTGCCGCACGGGTTTTCGGTGGCCGTCGTCTCCGGCGACGGCGTCGGGTCGACGTCCGGATCGGAGGCGCGGGCCGGCCATGAAGCCGGTCGTGCCACGGAACACGGGTCGGCGACGGGTGTGCGATCGGGCGACGGCACCGGCGACGGTGGTGGTGCGACCGCGGTCTGCAGTCCGGGGGCGGAGCGCTCCGCTTGCACACCGCTGCTCACCGCGACCGCCAGTCCCCCACCCAGCAGGGCGACGAGCGCGACGAGTGTGGCCAGCAGGACGGTGCCGCGACGACGATTCGTGGACGTGGCAACGACCGTCGGGGCACGCCGGGCCGCCGCGACCAGCGCCGCGCCGGTCGCGCGATGCCAGGGCACCCCGTGGGGCGTCACGAAGGGAACACCGAGAACGGTGGCGAGTTCCCGGGCCGGACGGGCGTCGCCAGGACGCAGATCGAGGAATACCACGGCGTGGGGCGAGGTTCCGGCGCGGGCGACCGCTTCGTCCATGGCCTCGGGCAGGGACTGCGTGTAGGGACCGAACTCGTCGCCGTCGGGGCTGACCGTGGACAGCACCGTGCCCGAGGGGACGTCGACCATCGACGCCGACTCGACGCCGTAGGTACGGGTGTGCAGGGCCAGGACGGGCAGCTCCGCCAACTCGGGCGCACCGGCGAGGAACGCCAACCGCGCATCGTCGAGCAGAACCGTGTCGACGTCGACGTCGAGCACGGCCCGGACGGCCTCGGTGACCGGTTCGGCATCCTCGTCGTTCTCGGGACCCATCACCACCGCGGCGGCGGACAGGGTCAGCGACGCCGCGGACGCGCGTTCCGCCATCGCGGAGGCCGCAGCGGCGGCGGCCTCGGCCGGTGTGTCCCCGGGTGCACCGAAACCTCGCTGGGAGTCGAACGGACCGAGACTCGGCACGTCGGCGTCGACGAGGACCGCACACACTTCACCGTCGTCGACGGAGATGCCGAGCATCGGGCGCATCTGTTCGTCCCTCCACGGCTGCCAGCACGAATCACGACGAGCCGAGCGGCCGTCGCTCGGACGAGCCTAACCGACACCGGGGCCTACTTCCGGTAACAACCGACGGTGAGTCCGACGCTCGCGGCGACGTAACTTCCGAAGGTGATGTAGGAGCCGTCGGCCGCGAACATCCGGACGGCGAAGCCGGTGTCCGGGGGAAGTATGTGCCGGCCGTGGAAGCCGGCCCGCGCCGCCGTGTGCTCGAAGACCCTGGCGGCACGGTCGAGTTCGTCCACCGGCACCGGTCGCCCCGATCCGTGGATCGGAAGGTGCACCGTGACACCCGAGGCGCCGTCGGGCAGCGTGCATCCGGCGGTGGTACTCGCGTACTTCGGTTCGAATCGGACCCCGGGGAACTCGGCGGACAGCGCCGTGAGGACGTCGCGCTGCACAGCGGTGTAGAACTCGACCGCGCCCGCGCTGGTCGCGGCTACCGGCTCGGGCATCGCGACCGGCGTCACCGTGGTGGTGCACGCGGTCACGAGCGGTGCCAGCAGGGCGACGCACAGCCCGGCGCGGATTCTCGGCATGGCGGTCACGGTGTACTCCGTTCTGCGGTGCCCGCGACGACACCGGCGATGTGGTGGGAACTCGACGTTCCAGGGGCGAGATACGAGCTGTGGCCGGTGATGCCCGCGAGCGGGGCACCGGCCGAGGTGATGCCGGGGCCCGCGGGAAGATGGGTGAGACCGTCGAGGAAGCTCGGGTCGCCACCGAAGGTGCCCACGTCGGCGACGATGTCGCAGTCGGCTTCGACGAGATAGGCCGATCCGGGTGGGATACGCAGGTCGCCCACGTCGCCGGTCCCGATTCCCGGAGCGCCGGCGAACACCGCCGCATCGGCCACACCGGTGTCCTTCAGCGCCAGGCCGGAGACGACCGCTCCGTACGAGTGCCCGACCGTCGTGATGCGCGGGTCGTCGTTGCGCGACGCCGTGATGCCGTCGAGGAAGCCGGCGAGCCGAGGAGCGGCGATCCGGGCGGCGAGGTCGGAGGCGGGACTGCGTTCGGTGAATGCGAGACCCCAGCCCCATTGGGGAGCTTGGTAATTCAACCAGGTGACGGCCGCGACCGCGGGTTCGCTGCCGGAGTCGTCGGTGAGGCGGAGCCGAGCGGAGTCGCGCAGGGCCGCGACCTGGGCGTCGTAACCCTCCAGATTGCCCTGCACGGTCGAACCCGCGCCGGGGACGAAGACGGCCACGTGCTCGGCGGTGTCGACGTCCCCGACGGCGACGGCCGCCATCGCCTCACGTCCGGACAGGTCGAGGGCGAGGAGTTGCCGGTCGCCGTGGGCGAGGGTCGCGTCGATCGCGTCGAGGGCCTCGAGCTTCCGCAGCGTCTGCTCCAACCCCGCGTCTGCGTCGGTGAACAATCCCGTGACGCCGAGGCTCGCGACCGCAGTGCCGCCGAGGAACATCGCGTCGAGTTCGGCCTGCAACCGCGCCGCGACCGATTCGAGTCGGCGGCGTTCGCCGTCGAGCAGAGCGCGATTGGCGAGATCGCGAGCCGCAGCCGGGATTCCGTCGAGCGCACCGATCCGCTCGGGATGCTCGGCGACCAGCGCGGTGCGTGCCGCCCCGTCGAGCCCGTTCCACCATCGCGCGACCTCGAGGGGGTCGGCGCCCGGATCCGGCAGGGCCGGCACCGGTCCGGATCGTGGGAACGCGGTATGGATGCCTTCACCGCCTCCGGGAGCGGTGTCCGCCGAGTCGGATCCGTCGCGCAACCGAGCGGCGGCCTCCCGGTCCAGAGCATCGGCGCGGACGAGCAGGGCGCGCACCGGCGCCGCGAGCAGTTCGTCGTCGTCGAGGACGCGACCCCGCGCCGCGGCCCGGGACCGCAGTTCGCCCAGTTCCGCGTGCAGTGCCCGCAGTCGCGGTACGACGAACCGCGCGCACCCGGCCGCCTGTCGATACGACTCGGCCTGCGCCGCGAGCTCCCTGCTGCGCGAGGACGATACGGACCACGCCCTGTCGTGCGCCGCACCCCGCCAGGTGCCTCCGAAGGACGCCCACCGCAGGACGTCGCCGGACACGGCGTCGACCGCGTCGGCGCACAGCGCGAGTTCGGCCGCCAATCGGTCGAGCGCATCCGGGTCCCAGCCCGCCAGATCGTCCACCCGCACACCACCACCCCCTGCCGAGGAACCGTAGGGGGCGCCGACGACGACCGGCCCGCGGAATGCTCCGCGGGCCGGTCACTGTGGACAACTCCACTGCTTGTGGACAACTCGTGTCCGCAAGGCACTTCTCGTGTCTACATGTCGCTGCTGTCTACATATCGCTGATCGCGTCGAGTGGCGGGGTCTTCGCCGCCCGCTGCCCGGGCCACAGCGCCGCGAGCACACCGATGATGCCGGACGCGACGAGCATGCCCACGACCTGCGACCACGGCACCGAGATGATGTCGAGCCCCTGATCGGCGAGCGTGCGCACGAAGGCCCAGCCGAACGCGAGACCGAGCACGACACCCACGACCGCACCGAACACCGCGATGAGCAGCGACTCGAGATAGATCGTGCGGCGCACCTGGGCGCGTTGCATGCCGACTGCGCGGAGCATGCCGATCTCCCGCCGTCGCTCCACCACCGACAGCGCCAAGGTGTTGACGATGCCGAGGATCGCGATCACCACGGCGAGGGCGAGCAGGCCGTAGAGGATCGCGAGAAGCGTGTCGATCTGCTGTGCCTGCTGCCCCTTGAACTGTTCGCGGTCGAGGACCTGCACGATCACGTAGTCCTTGACGGAGTCCTCGATCGCCGTGCGCACCTGCTCCGACTCGTCGACGGTGTTCATGAGAACCACGAGCGCCGAGCGGTTGGTCGGCGGCGTGAACTGCTCGAACAGTTGCTGCGAGATCACCCACGGACCGATGAGCTGGTTGTCGGTGAAAATGCCGGCGACGGTGGTGTCGACGGTGTCGCCGTCACGGCTGGTGAGCGGGACGACGGACCCCACCTGCCAGCCACGATCGCTCGCCGCGGTCCGGGACACCAGGATCTCGTTGCCGGTCACGTCGACGGTGCCCGCGGTGATCTGCAGGTCGAGGACGTCTTCGAGCGGCCCACCTGCGGCGGCGCCGAACTCGAAATCCTGGTCGATCTTCGCCTGGACTCCGTAGACGGGCACGACCTCCTCGACGCCGTCGACGGTGCGTACGGCATCCGCGGCGGGCGTCGGAACGCCGAACATCTGAGGTCCGGTGAGCATGAAGTCCGCCTCGACGCCGTTGTCGACGAGCGAGTCGACACTCGCCTTCGCCGACGAACCGAACACGCCGATGACGGAAACGAGCATCAGGCCCAGGGTGAGGGCGAAGGCCGTCGCGGCGGTGCGCCGGGGGTTGCGGGTCGCATTGGTGCGCGCGAGCCGGCCGATCGATCCGAAGGGTCGGGCGAAGACGGCACCGAGCGCGTTCACGACGGGCCGGGACAGCGCCGGCGCCGCGAACAGGACCGACAGGATCAGCAGGAAGGCGCCGATGCCGACGGTCGCGGCCGCGCCACCGCCGACCTGCTGGGCGCCCACCACGACCAGAGCCGCACCAACGATTGCGCAGAGCACACCGATGATCGTGCGGAGTCGCAGCGATTCGACCGTCGCCGTGGATTCCTCCCGCATCGCGGCCACGGGCGGA harbors:
- a CDS encoding ABC transporter permease, with product MSGNPIRRVALRNLAAHKVRLALTVLSVVLGTAFITGSFVFTDTLQRTFDNIFGDVAQGVDVRVSTEEYGTSGVPIEAVDEVAALPGVDRVSPSIGGGIIVLDSEGAAIQTGGAPAEGYAYIPPDRLVGEPEVFVAGAPPAENGQIALNESAAERGDLSVGDSTTVLTISQGMVPVTISGIYQLDTDTGGYLGALFTEQQASQLFTDGRHVGFFDVAGDGSLSPDQLRDEVAAALPDLKVQTGAEVTEETKSQVSEALNFLNYFLLAFGAIALLVGTFIIYNTFSMIVAQRLRELALLRAIGASRKQVGRSVTLEAFVVGLIGSVIGIAAGVALAYGLRAALNAADLGLPSGPLQLSPRTVIVALLVGVVVTMISAYAPARRATHVPPVAAMREESTATVESLRLRTIIGVLCAIVGAALVVVGAQQVGGGAAATVGIGAFLLILSVLFAAPALSRPVVNALGAVFARPFGSIGRLARTNATRNPRRTAATAFALTLGLMLVSVIGVFGSSAKASVDSLVDNGVEADFMLTGPQMFGVPTPAADAVRTVDGVEEVVPVYGVQAKIDQDFEFGAAAGGPLEDVLDLQITAGTVDVTGNEILVSRTAASDRGWQVGSVVPLTSRDGDTVDTTVAGIFTDNQLIGPWVISQQLFEQFTPPTNRSALVVLMNTVDESEQVRTAIEDSVKDYVIVQVLDREQFKGQQAQQIDTLLAILYGLLALAVVIAILGIVNTLALSVVERRREIGMLRAVGMQRAQVRRTIYLESLLIAVFGAVVGVVLGLAFGWAFVRTLADQGLDIISVPWSQVVGMLVASGIIGVLAALWPGQRAAKTPPLDAISDM